Proteins encoded together in one Candidatus Lariskella endosymbiont of Epinotia ramella window:
- a CDS encoding DUF2335 domain-containing protein, whose amino-acid sequence MKKGNYHRSRFGQSYKQNHQDFSILPPLALLENYEEMAPGITQKLMDMMQSEQANRHKRQELYFKNKSNVIRFGQFCHLIVAMMILITTVVLSKFNLYLAALVVIAGFSFLLLVHIKAMKYYPSDSERRKHIKNSSSERKTA is encoded by the coding sequence ATGAAAAAAGGTAACTACCACAGAAGTAGGTTTGGTCAGAGTTATAAGCAGAATCACCAAGATTTCTCTATATTACCACCACTAGCTTTGCTAGAAAATTACGAAGAAATGGCTCCAGGAATTACGCAAAAGCTTATGGATATGATGCAGAGCGAACAAGCAAATAGGCATAAAAGGCAAGAGCTCTACTTTAAAAACAAGAGCAATGTAATCAGATTTGGTCAGTTTTGTCATTTGATTGTCGCAATGATGATACTTATTACCACTGTTGTGCTTAGCAAATTTAATCTCTATCTTGCTGCGCTTGTTGTTATAGCTGGGTTTAGCTTTTTGCTACTTGTGCATATAAAAGCTATGAAGTACTACCCTTCTGACTCAGAGAGACGTAAGCATATTAAAAATAGTTCTAGTGAACGGAAAACGGCTTAA
- the queF gene encoding NADPH-dependent 7-cyano-7-deazaguanine reductase QueF (Catalyzes the NADPH-dependent reduction of 7-cyano-7-deazaguanine (preQ0) to 7-aminomethyl-7-deazaguanine (preQ1) in queuosine biosynthesis), producing MFLKNPLIEKPVYLSSYNRDLLYRIPRAPRRVALGIESTVLPFHGIDIWNAYELSWLNMKGKPEVRILEFRYPASSEFILESKSLKLYLNSFHCTNFKDQDEVISIIKNDLSLALCVDIVVSLSKLNTNIAFSNFCGTCLDDIDVACNAKCVTPDYLSISEEEQCMETIYSHLLKSNCYITNQPDFGSIQIAYNGKKINHKGLLQYLISYRNHSEFHEQCIERIFMDIMKYCKPKSLTIYARYTRRGGIDINPFRSTESNTNISNLRLIRQ from the coding sequence ATGTTTTTAAAAAATCCACTCATAGAAAAACCTGTATACCTATCTTCATATAATAGGGATTTGCTCTATAGAATACCAAGAGCCCCGAGACGTGTGGCGCTTGGTATAGAAAGCACTGTTCTTCCATTTCATGGGATAGATATTTGGAACGCATATGAACTTTCATGGTTGAATATGAAAGGAAAACCTGAGGTCAGGATACTTGAATTTAGATATCCTGCTTCTTCTGAATTTATACTAGAGTCAAAGTCTTTGAAGTTATACCTAAATTCTTTTCATTGTACGAATTTCAAAGATCAAGATGAAGTAATTTCGATAATAAAAAATGATTTAAGTTTAGCACTTTGTGTGGATATAGTAGTCTCTCTTTCTAAACTTAATACCAATATTGCTTTTTCAAATTTTTGTGGCACTTGCTTGGATGATATTGATGTTGCTTGCAATGCAAAATGTGTTACTCCAGACTATCTAAGCATTTCCGAAGAAGAGCAATGTATGGAAACTATATACTCTCATTTACTGAAGTCTAACTGTTATATAACAAATCAACCAGATTTTGGATCTATTCAAATTGCTTATAATGGAAAAAAAATAAATCATAAAGGATTGCTGCAGTATTTAATTTCTTACAGGAATCACAGTGAATTTCATGAGCAGTGCATAGAGCGAATATTTATGGATATAATGAAGTATTGCAAACCAAAATCTCTGACAATATATGCACGTTATACGCGACGAGGCGGAATAGATATTAACCCATTTAGAAGCACAGAATCTAATACTAACATTAGCAATTTAAGGCTAATCAGACAGTAG
- a CDS encoding NADP-dependent isocitrate dehydrogenase — MSNLTITVARGDGVGPEITEAVLQILEAAGAPLDFEYVEIGENVYNSGISSGISKDAWNKIKKNKILLKAPITTPQGKGYKSLNVTFRKSLGLFANVRPVVSYHPFVRSLHPKMDIVIVRENEEDLYAGIEYRSTQSSLLSLKLISTQGCQKIIRYAFEYARSAGRKKVTCMSKDNIMKMTDGTFHLLFKSIAQEYPEIQADHYIIDIGSARIAAKPEIFDVIVTLNLYGDIISDIASEVSGSVGMAGSANIGTNYAMFEAVHGSAPDIAGRNVANPSGLLNASILMLEYLGQMDVGTKIRNAWLNVIESGIHTADIYDSETSAEKVSTSEFAAAVVRCLGREPKQLSAAVSSNSAKVNIVTQMPPNETQELIGIDVYIQDTDLGVNKMADIAKAASSVLSLQTISQRGLIVWPEAEVEDTGSYMMRLRFFASDNVQLTELDLIELQRYLLESKIRIAMTHTLYEYSGAPGFTKSQGE; from the coding sequence ATGTCTAATCTTACTATTACTGTCGCAAGGGGTGATGGAGTCGGCCCTGAAATTACAGAAGCGGTGTTGCAAATTTTGGAGGCAGCAGGAGCACCTCTAGATTTTGAATATGTAGAAATCGGAGAGAATGTTTATAATAGTGGCATCTCTTCTGGTATTTCAAAAGATGCTTGGAATAAGATCAAGAAAAACAAAATATTATTAAAAGCTCCAATCACAACTCCTCAAGGAAAAGGTTACAAAAGTTTGAACGTAACTTTTCGTAAATCCTTGGGGTTGTTTGCAAATGTAAGACCCGTAGTTTCTTATCATCCATTCGTACGTAGTTTACATCCCAAAATGGATATTGTGATTGTTAGAGAAAATGAAGAAGATTTATATGCTGGCATAGAATATAGATCAACACAAAGTAGCTTACTAAGCTTAAAGCTGATTTCAACACAAGGTTGCCAGAAGATTATTCGATATGCATTCGAATATGCTAGAAGTGCAGGAAGAAAGAAAGTAACATGCATGAGTAAGGATAATATAATGAAGATGACAGATGGGACGTTTCATCTTCTCTTCAAATCTATAGCTCAGGAATATCCAGAGATCCAGGCAGATCATTACATAATAGATATAGGTTCGGCGAGAATTGCTGCTAAGCCTGAGATTTTTGATGTGATAGTAACATTAAATCTTTATGGTGATATTATATCAGATATTGCATCTGAGGTTTCTGGTTCTGTTGGCATGGCAGGAAGTGCAAATATAGGAACAAACTATGCGATGTTTGAGGCTGTACATGGCTCTGCACCTGATATAGCGGGGCGTAATGTCGCAAACCCTTCTGGTCTTTTGAATGCGTCTATTTTAATGCTAGAGTACTTAGGGCAGATGGATGTTGGGACAAAAATACGAAATGCCTGGCTAAATGTTATAGAAAGTGGTATACACACCGCCGATATATATGATTCAGAGACTAGTGCTGAGAAAGTATCTACTAGCGAGTTTGCAGCAGCTGTAGTACGCTGTCTTGGCAGGGAACCAAAGCAGCTAAGTGCAGCAGTTTCCAGCAACAGTGCTAAGGTGAACATTGTGACTCAAATGCCACCTAATGAAACACAGGAACTAATTGGAATTGACGTATATATTCAAGATACAGATCTTGGAGTAAATAAGATGGCGGATATAGCAAAAGCTGCAAGTAGTGTGCTTAGCCTTCAGACAATCTCACAAAGAGGTCTGATAGTTTGGCCCGAAGCAGAAGTTGAAGATACTGGCAGCTATATGATGAGGTTAAGATTCTTTGCAAGTGATAACGTTCAGCTAACAGAGCTTGATTTAATAGAATTGCAAAGATATTTATTAGAAAGCAAAATTAGAATTGCTATGACGCACACTTTATATGAGTATTCTGGAGCTCCTGGCTTTACAAAATCTCAAGGTGAGTAA
- the dksA gene encoding RNA polymerase-binding protein DksA, translated as MKQIVELPQNYKPSEDEEYMNPFQLEYFRQKLLGWKDALQKELMNAASYLKEENWNNPDFNDRAAVEADAGLELRTKDRYRKLIAKIDDALLRIENMEYGYCEETDKPIGLKRLEARPVATLSIEAQEKHEKFERTHSEE; from the coding sequence TTGAAGCAAATCGTGGAATTACCACAAAATTACAAACCGTCCGAGGACGAAGAGTATATGAATCCCTTTCAGCTAGAATATTTCAGGCAGAAGCTTTTAGGATGGAAGGATGCTCTACAGAAAGAGTTGATGAATGCGGCTTCATATCTCAAGGAAGAGAATTGGAACAATCCAGATTTTAATGATCGAGCCGCTGTTGAAGCTGATGCTGGTCTTGAGCTCCGTACTAAAGACAGATATAGGAAGCTTATAGCAAAGATAGATGATGCACTTCTCAGAATAGAAAACATGGAATATGGGTACTGCGAAGAAACAGATAAGCCAATAGGACTAAAACGTCTTGAAGCAAGGCCAGTCGCAACACTTTCGATAGAAGCGCAAGAAAAACACGAGAAATTTGAGCGTACGCATAGTGAGGAATAA
- a CDS encoding MFS transporter, translated as MCTPLVAWMMWFFLTAFYAYQYVLRVLTATALDDLTAKFNVGALEIGNFSGIYYIGYVLAHLPIGVVIDRMGPKKVLPVFIILTFAGLLPLVYVDNWTYSVIGRLITGIASSASVLGLFKVVNIGFGEKKFSRMIGMSVTIGLIGAINGGTPISYLLQKFGFENVINALCIFGAVLAIFTYFSIPKNVDINSRVHSNVLSELKSVLLNPRVLYLSFLGGLMIGPLEGFADAWGPKFLQELYGLSKENAGTAVSFMFLGMCFGCPMLTYIAEKLDAFYGIILISACVMLVCFILIFMGVGNVAFMHILLFVAGFFSAYQILIVGKVRNFTLQNLGTITSAVANMVIMIFGYVFHSAIGIIIHKLSGSGMEEVTIMLYGLSTIPMALMISILGMLILLLRKKQWGY; from the coding sequence ATGTGCACTCCACTTGTAGCATGGATGATGTGGTTCTTTTTAACTGCATTCTACGCTTATCAATATGTACTGCGAGTTTTAACTGCGACTGCTCTAGATGATTTAACGGCAAAGTTTAATGTTGGCGCGCTTGAAATAGGTAATTTTTCCGGGATCTACTACATAGGGTATGTACTTGCGCATCTCCCAATTGGTGTCGTAATTGATAGAATGGGACCAAAAAAAGTCCTTCCTGTATTTATAATTCTTACTTTTGCAGGATTGCTACCTCTGGTATATGTTGATAATTGGACTTATTCAGTAATCGGCAGATTGATAACTGGCATTGCATCATCTGCTTCCGTGCTTGGGCTGTTTAAAGTCGTAAATATAGGATTTGGTGAAAAAAAGTTCAGCAGAATGATAGGGATGTCAGTCACTATAGGGTTGATAGGAGCAATCAATGGAGGCACGCCAATTTCATATCTTTTACAAAAATTTGGATTTGAAAATGTAATCAATGCACTCTGCATATTTGGAGCGGTACTTGCGATTTTTACATATTTTAGCATCCCTAAGAATGTTGATATAAACTCCAGAGTTCATTCAAATGTATTGTCAGAGCTTAAATCAGTGCTCTTAAATCCTAGAGTTCTATACTTAAGCTTCCTTGGTGGTTTGATGATAGGTCCTCTAGAAGGATTTGCTGATGCTTGGGGGCCAAAATTTTTACAAGAGCTGTATGGATTATCTAAAGAGAATGCTGGTACCGCTGTTTCATTTATGTTCTTAGGCATGTGTTTTGGCTGCCCTATGCTTACTTACATAGCTGAAAAGTTAGATGCTTTCTATGGAATAATACTAATTTCTGCCTGTGTTATGCTTGTATGTTTTATTCTGATATTCATGGGAGTTGGAAATGTGGCATTCATGCATATACTGCTATTTGTGGCAGGGTTCTTCTCAGCATATCAAATTCTAATAGTCGGCAAAGTGCGAAACTTTACCTTACAAAACCTTGGTACCATAACTTCTGCAGTAGCAAATATGGTTATAATGATTTTTGGTTATGTTTTTCATAGTGCAATAGGAATCATAATACATAAGCTAAGCGGCAGTGGAATGGAAGAAGTAACCATCATGCTGTACGGACTATCTACCATACCAATGGCTCTTATGATATCAATACTTGGCATGTTGATATTGTTGCTGCGTAAAAAACAGTGGGGATACTAA
- the coaE gene encoding dephospho-CoA kinase (Dephospho-CoA kinase (CoaE) performs the final step in coenzyme A biosynthesis.): protein MKKFSNIDKLAPNKGQMILLTGGIASGKTFTLNFLKNCGFATFNTDAATKSITQSDARAIEEVLENFPECKMPGDNKSQCKHFIIDRAKLSDVVFANSAKRQQLENIVYKYIRSARADFIRKVKQEYGVSKSIVIEIPMLFEKLKIAPEQFYPIFAFAERCFIVSTISSMEARYERVMQRKNMTKEKFHATVMMQVSDDYRANFSDYLVSTVGTVSGTQLSIRGIVQL from the coding sequence TTGAAGAAGTTCTCAAATATAGACAAGCTCGCTCCAAATAAAGGACAGATGATATTGCTCACAGGCGGTATTGCATCAGGAAAAACTTTCACTCTAAATTTTCTTAAAAACTGCGGGTTTGCTACTTTCAATACAGACGCTGCAACAAAAAGCATTACACAGTCTGATGCGCGCGCTATTGAAGAGGTGCTGGAGAACTTTCCGGAATGTAAAATGCCGGGAGATAATAAATCACAGTGCAAGCATTTTATAATAGATAGAGCAAAGCTTTCTGATGTGGTGTTTGCGAATTCAGCCAAAAGACAGCAACTTGAGAATATAGTCTATAAGTATATCAGATCTGCAAGGGCGGACTTTATTAGAAAGGTAAAACAGGAGTACGGCGTTTCTAAATCCATAGTTATAGAGATTCCGATGCTGTTTGAAAAACTGAAGATTGCTCCTGAACAATTTTATCCAATTTTTGCATTTGCAGAACGCTGTTTTATAGTATCTACCATCTCAAGCATGGAGGCAAGATACGAAAGAGTCATGCAGCGAAAGAATATGACAAAAGAAAAATTTCATGCTACAGTCATGATGCAAGTGTCAGATGATTACAGAGCAAATTTCTCGGATTATTTAGTGTCTACTGTGGGTACTGTATCTGGAACTCAACTATCAATTAGAGGCATTGTACAATTGTGA
- a CDS encoding putative peptidoglycan glycosyltransferase FtsW, which produces MYSRREAQVGKWWRQIDGLSLIITFVIISVGLVLVITASPSVAERVGLPPFYFVYRHIFYVILSSIVILIISTLDEVVIKRLCLLGFFASLILLFAVLFLGDEAKGARRWISLFGVSTQPSELLKPFYSVFIAILLSEMCNVSQKKKFLLCIAIHLIIASLILMQPDFGMAMTISLVTAGQFFVAGLSLVLLISSAILLCLMATGAYLFLPHVRKRIESFLSDDIGTNYQIGKSLESYIQGGFLGKGPGEGTVKLVLPDAHTDFIFAVVGEEFGSFSCFLVLALFAILVLHGIMRLTLSNNLFRIYSATGILMYFAIQSIFNIGVTLHLFPTKGMTLPFISYGGSSMLSFAFAIGIYLGITKHHNKLYHSITTRTQHALPL; this is translated from the coding sequence ATGTATAGTAGAAGAGAAGCTCAAGTAGGTAAATGGTGGCGTCAGATAGATGGCCTATCCCTAATAATCACTTTTGTTATTATCAGTGTTGGCTTGGTGCTAGTAATAACTGCAAGCCCTTCAGTTGCAGAAAGAGTTGGTCTTCCTCCGTTTTACTTTGTATATAGACATATATTCTATGTTATACTCTCAAGCATTGTGATTCTTATTATTTCAACGCTGGACGAAGTCGTAATAAAGCGTCTGTGTCTACTTGGTTTTTTTGCTTCCTTGATTTTGCTATTTGCCGTGTTATTTCTTGGTGATGAAGCAAAGGGAGCAAGACGGTGGATTAGTCTATTTGGTGTATCTACACAACCGTCAGAGTTATTAAAACCGTTCTATAGTGTATTTATTGCCATATTACTTTCAGAAATGTGCAATGTTTCACAGAAGAAGAAATTCCTGCTCTGCATCGCGATTCACCTTATAATAGCAAGCCTTATATTAATGCAACCTGATTTTGGTATGGCAATGACAATATCGCTTGTAACTGCGGGCCAGTTTTTTGTCGCTGGGCTTTCACTTGTGTTACTGATTTCAAGTGCAATACTCCTATGTTTAATGGCAACAGGTGCATATTTGTTTTTGCCGCATGTGCGCAAGAGAATTGAAAGCTTTTTATCTGATGACATTGGAACAAATTATCAGATTGGAAAATCACTTGAGTCTTATATACAAGGAGGATTTTTAGGCAAAGGTCCAGGTGAAGGAACTGTTAAGCTAGTATTGCCGGATGCCCATACAGACTTCATTTTTGCAGTTGTGGGAGAAGAATTCGGTTCTTTCTCTTGTTTTTTAGTCTTAGCGTTATTCGCAATTTTAGTTTTGCATGGCATTATGCGTCTTACACTTAGCAATAATCTATTTCGTATATACTCTGCTACTGGAATATTAATGTACTTTGCAATTCAGTCTATTTTTAATATAGGCGTGACACTACATTTATTTCCAACGAAAGGCATGACGCTGCCATTTATTAGTTATGGTGGTTCTTCTATGCTGTCATTCGCATTTGCGATAGGGATATATCTTGGAATCACAAAGCATCATAACAAGCTTTATCACTCTATAACAACTAGAACTCAACATGCATTACCACTTTAA
- the dnaQ gene encoding DNA polymerase III subunit epsilon, which translates to MVNNLREVVLDTETTGLSAKDGHRIIEIGCVELINRVKTGKTFHAYINPQRPVAPNAFEVHGISDEFLADKPLFKSVVSSFLNFIGNSSLIIHNALFDMQFLNNELAIMAFPTLPMHRAIDTLVIAKKKFPGSQYSLDALCRRFNISLHTREKHSALVDSELLAMVYLRMLAPEQSIMQLRARSDYSAHEQNTGRTGTRHKRQFKVSDLELSEHRELLSKIKNHIYGSD; encoded by the coding sequence ATTGTGAACAATTTGAGAGAAGTGGTGCTAGACACTGAGACTACAGGGCTTAGCGCAAAGGATGGGCATAGGATTATAGAAATTGGCTGTGTTGAATTAATAAACAGAGTGAAGACTGGTAAAACCTTCCATGCGTATATAAATCCACAAAGACCTGTTGCGCCAAATGCTTTTGAAGTGCATGGAATATCAGATGAATTTTTAGCTGATAAACCTTTGTTTAAATCTGTCGTGAGTTCTTTTTTGAACTTTATAGGGAATAGCTCACTTATCATCCATAATGCGTTGTTTGATATGCAATTTTTGAATAATGAACTGGCAATTATGGCATTTCCAACTCTACCTATGCATAGAGCTATTGATACGCTGGTAATAGCAAAGAAGAAATTTCCTGGTTCTCAGTATAGTCTTGATGCACTTTGCCGCAGATTCAACATTAGTTTGCATACGCGAGAGAAGCATAGCGCACTTGTAGATTCTGAGCTCCTTGCTATGGTTTATCTTAGAATGCTTGCTCCTGAGCAGTCTATAATGCAGCTGCGCGCGAGAAGTGATTATTCTGCTCATGAGCAGAATACTGGTCGTACTGGTACTCGTCATAAGAGACAATTTAAAGTTAGTGACTTAGAACTTAGCGAGCATAGAGAATTACTTAGTAAGATTAAAAACCATATATATGGCAGTGATTAA
- a CDS encoding multidrug efflux SMR transporter: MSWVYLIIAGMLEIVFAVSLKLMDGHKNLLWSALFYISMVLSFVFLSFAMRSIPVGTAYAIWTGIGTAGVAAVGICFLGEPFAIARVACLVLLVVSIIGLKLAS; encoded by the coding sequence ATGTCTTGGGTATATTTGATAATCGCTGGAATGTTAGAGATTGTCTTTGCTGTCTCGTTAAAGTTGATGGATGGGCATAAAAATCTTTTATGGTCTGCTCTTTTTTATATCTCAATGGTTCTGAGCTTTGTCTTCCTTTCTTTTGCTATGCGCAGCATTCCTGTAGGCACAGCGTATGCTATATGGACAGGTATAGGAACGGCTGGTGTTGCAGCTGTTGGCATCTGTTTTTTAGGGGAGCCATTTGCTATAGCAAGAGTCGCTTGTTTAGTTCTATTGGTTGTTTCAATAATAGGATTAAAACTTGCGTCTTAA
- the mtaB gene encoding tRNA (N(6)-L-threonylcarbamoyladenosine(37)-C(2))-methylthiotransferase MtaB, with translation MNEKVLTFGCRLNIYESELIRKHLSSLKAGDDVLVMNSCAITAEAERQLRQAIRKAHKENPDLKIVVTGCAAQLDPLKYAAMPGVLRVIGNQEKLSVESYKNLSSDSNDTIAQAQKISVNDIMSVSDTALHLIDGFENNVRGFLQIQNGCNHRCTFCIIPYARGNSRSVPVTDIIDQAKILVDRGYNEIVLTGVDITDYGNDLPEKLSLGVAVKSLLDGVPNLQRLRLSSIDVAEVDEELIKLFASDSRMMPNIHLSLQSGDDMVLKRMKRRHLREDIKNFYYKIKELRPEITFGADIIAGFPTESDLMFQNTYDLLSELDIIFMHVFPYSERQNTPASRMPQVAKEVRRERAKALRSLCNTKVLNHYKNSVGKRAKVLIEKNGAGRAEDFSQVRIAGAESKNRDLIGKVLEISLTELSSDGVLLGNIV, from the coding sequence ATGAATGAAAAAGTATTAACCTTTGGGTGTCGCCTTAATATCTACGAAAGTGAACTAATCAGGAAACATTTATCTAGTCTAAAAGCTGGAGATGATGTCTTGGTTATGAATAGCTGTGCTATCACAGCTGAAGCTGAGAGGCAACTACGACAAGCTATCAGAAAAGCTCATAAAGAAAACCCTGATTTAAAGATCGTTGTAACAGGCTGTGCTGCACAGCTTGACCCTCTTAAATACGCAGCGATGCCCGGTGTTTTACGTGTTATAGGGAACCAGGAGAAGTTAAGCGTAGAATCTTATAAGAATCTTAGTTCTGATAGCAATGATACTATAGCACAAGCACAAAAAATTTCTGTTAATGATATAATGTCAGTTAGTGATACTGCTTTGCATCTAATAGATGGTTTCGAAAATAATGTTAGAGGCTTTTTACAAATTCAAAATGGTTGCAACCACAGATGTACATTTTGTATTATACCATATGCAAGAGGAAATAGTAGAAGTGTACCAGTAACAGATATAATTGATCAGGCTAAGATCTTGGTTGATAGGGGATACAATGAGATAGTATTAACAGGGGTTGATATTACTGATTATGGGAATGATTTACCTGAAAAGCTTAGTTTAGGAGTTGCAGTTAAATCACTTTTAGATGGAGTTCCCAATTTGCAAAGGCTGAGATTATCTTCGATAGACGTAGCTGAAGTAGATGAAGAGCTAATCAAACTCTTTGCTTCAGATTCCAGAATGATGCCAAATATTCATTTGAGTTTGCAATCTGGAGACGACATGGTATTAAAGAGAATGAAACGACGCCATTTAAGAGAAGATATAAAAAACTTCTACTACAAAATTAAGGAATTGAGACCTGAAATAACATTTGGTGCAGATATTATAGCTGGCTTTCCTACAGAAAGCGATCTGATGTTTCAGAATACTTATGATCTATTATCTGAACTCGATATTATTTTTATGCATGTATTTCCATATTCGGAACGCCAAAATACTCCTGCTAGCAGAATGCCACAGGTAGCAAAAGAAGTCAGGAGAGAGAGAGCAAAAGCTCTAAGATCGCTTTGTAATACGAAAGTGCTCAATCATTATAAAAACAGTGTAGGAAAACGAGCAAAAGTATTGATTGAAAAAAATGGAGCTGGAAGAGCTGAAGACTTCTCTCAGGTGCGTATTGCTGGCGCGGAATCAAAAAATCGTGATTTAATTGGGAAAGTACTCGAAATATCTCTTACGGAACTCAGTTCTGACGGAGTATTACTTGGGAATATTGTATAA
- a CDS encoding SspB family protein, giving the protein MSINDKVIDYSQLVDEAMYFIVYKALKIVEQHGLIGDHHFMISFLTKHPGVMISEGLRNQYPNEMMIVLQYQFRGLTVHRGYFEVILSFGGVPEKIVVPFAAVTTFADPSVQFCLEFSAQTGFDQTLYPTFKANNGVENEDDINVALAVQHLHYPDDHKVPHSNLSVNNNGGNMDNVVSLDEFRRKRNKK; this is encoded by the coding sequence ATGTCTATAAATGATAAAGTAATAGATTACAGCCAGCTGGTTGACGAAGCAATGTACTTCATAGTTTACAAAGCGCTGAAAATAGTGGAGCAGCATGGCTTAATAGGAGATCATCATTTTATGATATCTTTCTTAACGAAACATCCAGGTGTTATGATTTCAGAAGGGTTGCGCAATCAGTACCCTAATGAAATGATGATAGTGCTTCAATATCAATTTCGTGGTTTAACTGTTCATAGAGGATATTTTGAGGTAATCCTTAGTTTTGGAGGAGTGCCAGAAAAGATAGTTGTTCCATTTGCGGCTGTGACAACTTTTGCTGATCCAAGCGTACAGTTTTGTTTAGAATTTTCTGCACAAACTGGATTTGACCAAACATTATATCCAACGTTTAAAGCAAACAATGGAGTGGAAAATGAAGATGATATAAATGTTGCGCTTGCAGTTCAACATCTACATTACCCTGATGACCATAAGGTGCCTCATTCAAATTTGAGCGTGAATAATAATGGTGGGAATATGGATAATGTTGTATCGCTGGATGAGTTTAGACGTAAAAGAAATAAAAAATAA
- the infA gene encoding translation initiation factor IF-1, producing MSKESLIELKGRVMQMLPNATFRVELENGHQIVAYTSGKMRKNRIKVLVGDEVTVEMNLYDLTKGRIMHRKTEHSFTSPDSSNHSTNYASSNNTSS from the coding sequence ATGTCCAAGGAATCACTTATAGAGCTAAAGGGAAGAGTTATGCAGATGCTTCCAAACGCAACATTTCGCGTTGAGTTGGAAAATGGGCACCAAATAGTCGCTTATACTTCTGGGAAGATGAGAAAAAATCGAATAAAAGTTCTTGTTGGTGATGAAGTAACAGTTGAAATGAACCTTTATGACCTGACTAAGGGGCGGATAATGCATAGAAAAACAGAACACAGTTTCACAAGTCCTGACAGCAGCAATCATTCAACCAACTATGCAAGCAGTAACAACACTAGCAGCTAA